From a single Capsicum annuum cultivar UCD-10X-F1 chromosome 12, UCD10Xv1.1, whole genome shotgun sequence genomic region:
- the LOC107849871 gene encoding basic blue protein codes for MAGCATNLMYLFLILGLAAPTLATEYMVGGSVGWSLDANLQLWLNGKTFKVGDVLVFNYDPKLCNLVQVDITGYSTCLPTNILYIDDSGKTTITLSKAGVFYYISSLSNTCLDGLKIIITVL; via the exons ATGGCAGGTTGTGCTACAAATTTGATGTACTTATTCCTCATTTTGGGCCTTGCTGCCCCTACCTTGGCTACCGAATACATGGTTGGTGGCTCCGTTGGTTGGAGCCTAGATGCCAACCTTCAATTATGGCTCAACGGAAAGACTTTCAAGGTTGGCGATGTCCTCG TTTTCAACTACGACCCAAAACTCTGCAACTTGGTTCAAGTGGACATCACGGGCTATAGCACTTGCCTTCCAACAAATATATTGTACATTGATGACAGTGGAAAGACTACAATCACTCTTTCAAAAGCAGGAGTTTTCTACTACATTTCTTCTCTCTCCAACACCTGCCTCGATGGCCTCAAAATAATAATCACTGTACTCtga